The Leishmania panamensis strain MHOM/PA/94/PSC-1 chromosome 19 sequence genome contains the following window.
CCGCGTTCGGTGGCTGCCGCACCAACGCATTGTGATTCTCAAAGAGGTCGATCTGTGGACCGAGGACTGCGTAACGGAGAGCGTGCACGTTGTCGCGGAGCGACTTTGGCGGATTCGTGCAGATGCGAGGCGCACTGACAGAGCGCAGTACTTCGCCGAGTACCTGGCACTCCATGTCGACTCCCCGCGCCACTATCAGTGGCTCCTAAGCAGCTACGGCCCTTCGCTGCGGGATGTGCTGTTCACCCCCTCCATGACTCCCCTCACAGAGGAGCACTGCAAAgccgtgctgcgccgtgTCCTCCTGGCACTCGATCATCTGCACCGCATGTCCACGTACGTACATGCCGACGTCAGCCTCGGCAATGTCTTGACTTCATCGTCAAGCTGGGACGACGTTGTGCTGGGAGACCTGGAGAGCGTGACCCCGATCGGTACGGTGCCTAGCAGGTGCCTTGGGTCGTACTTCTTCATGGCGCCGGAGAGACTAGTGGATGGCgcactgcctctctgccctcACGACGACGTTTGGGCGTTCGGCGTCGTTTGCTACAACCTGCTGACGTGGGACGTGGCGCATCCATGGTGCACTCTAGGGACGGAGGCCGATTACTCAGAGAACTACTGGGCTTTGTTGGATCTCATGTCTAAGGCGAAGGACGTGCCGCCGTGCCAACTCTTGCTGCAGTCGCCCCTGTCACGGTGCTCCAAAGAGGCGTTGGGGTTTGTTGGGGCGTGTTTGGGTTGGGAGCCGGCGTGTCGGCCTTCTGCTGCGGAGTTGCTACAGCACAGCTGGATGCTTTCCCCATAAAGGTCGCAGCGCACAGGTGAATACGCTTCTGTGAGCGACTTCACACCAGTGACCCAGtgagcgaagaaaaggagagaggcgggcaGACTACTTTGGCGCCGACTTTCCCACATGCCTCTTTGATGCCAGCACGCATCTGAGCCGTGCTGGCATCTCGCGCACCCACTGTAGTGCGAAGCGtgtgctcctctcctcaccatGCCTTGTCTCCCTGGcatgtgtctctctgtgtgtgcccctcgtgacgccgctgcccacGTGCACTTGGACAGCTATGCGCGCTTGGCTTCATGTGCTGTACTGCATCTTTACTGTTTAactgcaccccccctcttcctttcttaTCTCTGCCCCATGAGCTTCGATCGGCGCTGGGCTTGGCAACACGCGCGTCCGATGTCCTCAATGTGTGAGCACCAGgagtgtgcgcgtgtgcatcgGCCCCAAGAGCGAACACACATGAACCGCATCATCAAGGTTAATGTTGGAGGGCGTTACTTTCAAACCCGCCTCTCCACGCTGCTCCGCTTTCCCGATACATCCTTTGCCAAGATGTTTGAGGGATTGGCATCGACGAGCATCGCACCATCCACTCCATCCCCGTCGCCAGAGGTTACAGAGAACGAGGATGTGTTTGTGGATGCAAACCCCGACGTGTTTGAGAAGGTGCTGGGGTTTCTACGCACCAACCACATCCAGCTTCCCTTGAATGATGAGGGGCTGCGTGCAGAGCTCGTTCATCACCTGAAGTACTGGGACCTCATGCCGCACGCCTTCCCTGCGTCGGCTGTAGACGGTgctgtggagggggaggaggctcATCTCATCGAACTCCCCGACGTATGCgtggtgcaggtgtgtgACCACATGCAGCACGACCAAGGCGTGAAGCGCCACGCCATGACTATCACTTACGGCGCTGACGGGTTTCAGCTCCGCAAACTCGCGCAGATGATCCGCCGGGACCTGAATCAGCAGCTCTCCTCCACGTACTGGCAGTGCTACCAAACCAACGAGCGCGCGGCCTTCTTTGCGACCACTAAGGTGGCCAACGGCGCCGCGGACAttctcaccacctccatcacaCAGCAAGTTGTCCAGCACACGGAGAGGCTTGGCTACCACTTGGCCACTTCCTATGTGACTCTGAGTCCCGATGTGGTGCATACGAGCGTGCGCATGCTCATCCACAACTTTATCTTCCGACGAGTGCGACTCCCTGCGCTGGAGGCTGCGgatgaagcggcgctgctgggtgACGAGGGGGACGAAGTGGAGACGTACCAGAACTTTGAGCCGCGCCCCGTGGGCCCGCAAAAGGTGCAGTGGGAGGACTCGCCATCGAGGCCGCCGAGGCAGGAAGTCTCCTCCGACCTTTGGAAGTAACGTACCTCTAGGTGTCGGTGCGCGCCCACAGTCGCCTACGCAGTTCCCTCACAGTTGATGGCCACTTGTGTGGCTTTATAAAGAAGAAAAGATCAAATCTGAGACGCTTTGCAACCCTCCGCTGGTGAGGCCTGCGTTGGCGAATGCGTCGGCCAATGGCTACGCCTCCTCTTCGACTGGGCGCGTGACCCTCCCTCGTTGAGGCTC
Protein-coding sequences here:
- a CDS encoding protein kinase, putative (TriTrypDB/GeneDB-style sysID: LpmP.19.1490) translates to MSTRRSRLRRVRWLPHQRIVILKEVDLWTEDCVTESVHVVAERLWRIRADARRTDRAQYFAEYLALHVDSPRHYQWLLSSYGPSLRDVLFTPSMTPLTEEHCKAVLRRVLLALDHLHRMSTYVHADVSLGNVLTSSSSWDDVVLGDLESVTPIGTVPSRCLGSYFFMAPERLVDGALPLCPHDDVWAFGVVCYNLLTWDVAHPWCTLGTEADYSENYWALLDLMSKAKDVPPCQLLLQSPLSRCSKEALGFVGACLGWEPACRPSAAELLQHSWMLSP
- a CDS encoding potassium voltage-gated channel, putative (TriTrypDB/GeneDB-style sysID: LpmP.19.1500): MSFDRRWAWQHARPMSSMCEHQECARVHRPQERTHMNRIIKVNVGGRYFQTRLSTLLRFPDTSFAKMFEGLASTSIAPSTPSPSPEVTENEDVFVDANPDVFEKVLGFLRTNHIQLPLNDEGLRAELVHHLKYWDLMPHAFPASAVDGAVEGEEAHLIELPDVCVVQVCDHMQHDQGVKRHAMTITYGADGFQLRKLAQMIRRDLNQQLSSTYWQCYQTNERAAFFATTKVANGAADILTTSITQQVVQHTERLGYHLATSYVTLSPDVVHTSVRMLIHNFIFRRVRLPALEAADEAALLGDEGDEVETYQNFEPRPVGPQKVQWEDSPSRPPRQEVSSDLWK